A window of the Isosphaera pallida ATCC 43644 genome harbors these coding sequences:
- a CDS encoding P-II family nitrogen regulator — translation MKLIIAIIQPSKLDAVKEALSKVEVFRMTVMDVQGFGRQKGYTEVYRGQEVQINLLRKVELQIAVNEDFVEPTVNAIIEAGRSGPDGKIGDGKIFILPLEDCIRIRTGERGPEAI, via the coding sequence ATGAAACTCATCATCGCCATCATCCAGCCCTCCAAACTCGACGCGGTCAAGGAAGCCCTTTCGAAAGTCGAGGTCTTTCGCATGACCGTCATGGATGTTCAAGGTTTTGGACGCCAGAAGGGCTACACTGAGGTCTACCGCGGTCAGGAAGTGCAAATCAACCTGTTGCGCAAGGTGGAACTCCAGATCGCTGTCAACGAGGATTTCGTCGAACCGACCGTCAACGCGATCATCGAGGCTGGTCGTTCCGGTCCCGACGGCAAGATCGGTGACGGCAAAATCTTTATCCTTCCTCTGGAGGATTGCATCCGTATCCGTACCGGCGAACGCGGTCCCGAAGCCATCTAG
- a CDS encoding glutamine synthetase III family protein, with translation MPSFTNPRHSAISAIAARHSVSNPGASLKDLRDQQLFGINVFSEDVMKQRLPKNIFETLCETLRQGKELRDPIVADVVASAMKEWAMERGATHFTHWFLPMTGLTAEKHDSFLQPTGDGRVISEFSGKELIRGEPDASSFPSGGLRATFEARGYTYWDATSPAFLVETSNGAILCIPTAFCSWTGEALDKKTPLLRSMEALSTQAVRMLKLFGSPATRVTATAGPEQEYFLVDKSFYYLRPDLVNAGRTLFGAKPPKGQEMEDHYFGSIPDRVLVCMQEIEFELYKLGVPVKTRHNEVAPSQYEIAPVFESANVATDHNMLVMETMKRIADRHGLKLLLHEKPFAGINGSGKHLNWSLSDNLGNNLLKPGDAPHENFQFMVFLAAVLRSVARHGDLLRLSVAFAGNDHRLGANEAPPAIISVFVGDMLQHLIDQIEKGEIKETLRGKVIDLKAPTLPRPEADPGDRNRTSPFAFTGNKFEFRALGSSQSIAGPIVVLNTIVAESLDFLAGRIEAELQNGKDLKSAIMAVLPGVISESKKVIFNGDNYSEAWHKEAVEVRGLPNHKNTVDSLPNLTSPKAVELFTKYHVFTQRELESRREILLENYIKTISIESQITLEMARTIVIPAALRYQTEVAQAIASLKAAGVPIPSTQMQLLEELAGTIGEIQQSAEHLAQAIESNHHGDTLRHAQFMRDQVIPVMNRVRAAGDKLETLVADDLWPLPTYQEMLFLK, from the coding sequence ATGCCCAGCTTCACCAACCCCCGCCATTCGGCCATTTCGGCGATCGCCGCCCGTCACTCCGTCTCCAACCCTGGAGCCAGCCTTAAGGACCTGCGTGACCAACAACTGTTTGGGATCAATGTTTTCTCGGAAGATGTAATGAAACAACGTCTTCCCAAGAACATCTTCGAAACGTTATGTGAAACCCTGCGTCAGGGCAAGGAGCTGCGCGACCCGATCGTGGCCGACGTCGTGGCCTCGGCAATGAAAGAGTGGGCGATGGAGCGGGGCGCGACCCACTTTACCCACTGGTTTTTGCCCATGACCGGGCTGACGGCCGAGAAGCACGACTCGTTCCTCCAGCCGACCGGCGATGGTCGGGTCATCTCAGAGTTCTCTGGCAAAGAGCTGATCCGGGGCGAGCCGGACGCCTCCAGCTTCCCTTCTGGCGGCTTGCGCGCCACGTTCGAGGCCCGCGGCTACACCTACTGGGACGCCACCTCGCCAGCCTTTCTGGTGGAGACCTCCAACGGCGCGATTCTGTGCATCCCCACTGCCTTCTGTTCCTGGACCGGCGAAGCGCTGGACAAGAAAACCCCGCTACTGCGGTCAATGGAAGCCCTTTCCACCCAGGCCGTGCGGATGCTCAAACTGTTCGGCTCCCCTGCCACCCGGGTAACTGCCACGGCCGGCCCCGAGCAAGAATATTTCCTGGTCGACAAGTCGTTTTACTACCTGCGTCCCGACCTGGTCAACGCCGGGCGAACCCTCTTCGGAGCCAAGCCTCCCAAAGGCCAGGAGATGGAGGATCACTACTTCGGCTCGATTCCCGATCGGGTGCTGGTCTGTATGCAGGAAATCGAGTTCGAGCTCTATAAGCTCGGGGTTCCTGTCAAGACCCGCCACAACGAGGTGGCTCCCTCGCAATACGAAATCGCTCCAGTGTTCGAGTCGGCCAATGTCGCCACCGACCACAACATGCTGGTCATGGAGACGATGAAGCGGATAGCCGACCGTCATGGTCTCAAGCTGCTGCTTCATGAAAAGCCATTCGCCGGCATCAACGGGTCAGGCAAGCATCTGAACTGGTCGCTCAGCGACAACCTGGGCAACAATTTGCTCAAACCGGGCGACGCCCCCCACGAGAACTTCCAGTTCATGGTGTTTTTGGCCGCCGTGCTGCGGTCGGTGGCCCGTCACGGGGATCTCCTGCGGCTGTCGGTGGCCTTCGCGGGCAACGACCACCGCTTGGGAGCCAACGAAGCCCCGCCGGCGATCATCTCGGTCTTCGTGGGCGACATGCTCCAACATCTGATCGACCAAATTGAAAAAGGGGAGATCAAGGAGACCCTGCGGGGCAAGGTCATCGACCTCAAAGCCCCTACCCTACCCCGTCCTGAGGCCGACCCCGGCGACCGCAATCGAACCAGTCCGTTCGCCTTCACCGGCAACAAATTCGAATTCCGCGCCTTGGGCTCTAGCCAGTCGATTGCGGGACCCATCGTCGTTCTCAATACCATCGTGGCCGAAAGCCTGGACTTTTTGGCCGGACGAATCGAAGCCGAACTTCAGAACGGCAAGGATCTCAAGTCGGCCATCATGGCGGTCCTGCCCGGCGTGATCTCCGAGAGTAAGAAGGTCATCTTCAACGGCGACAACTACTCCGAAGCTTGGCACAAGGAAGCGGTGGAAGTCCGCGGCCTGCCCAACCATAAAAACACCGTCGACAGCCTGCCCAACCTCACCTCGCCCAAAGCGGTGGAACTCTTCACCAAGTATCACGTCTTCACCCAACGCGAACTCGAGTCGCGACGCGAAATCCTTCTGGAAAACTATATTAAGACGATCTCGATCGAGTCGCAAATCACCCTGGAAATGGCCCGGACGATCGTGATCCCCGCAGCGCTGCGCTACCAAACCGAAGTCGCCCAGGCCATCGCTTCCCTCAAAGCCGCCGGTGTGCCCATCCCTTCGACTCAAATGCAACTGCTCGAGGAACTCGCCGGCACCATTGGCGAAATCCAACAAAGCGCCGAGCACCTAGCGCAAGCGATCGAATCCAACCACCACGGTGACACCCTGCGGCACGCTCAGTTTATGCGGGATCAGGTCATTCCAGTGATGAATCGGGTGCGGGCCGCCGGCGACAAGCTGGAAACCCTCGTGGCCGACGACCTCTGGCCGCTGCCCACATATCAGGAGATGCTTTTCCTCAAATAA